In the Planctomycetaceae bacterium genome, TCAATAGCTGCATCGCCTTGCTGGTTTCGCCGCTGTACCTGGAAAGCAGAATCGGGTGGACGTGCACCTTCCAGCCCTCGATCTCCTGCACAGATCGGACAGGAAAGGTATCTTCGACCGTTGCTGGCGTTTTCTTTTCAGACGCAGTGGCCTGCGTTTGCAGTGCGCGACCTGACAAATTCCAACCGGTCACGGCGAACATCAGGAACAGCACGACACATCGACGAAAAGACATCTGTTTTCTCTGTTTTATGAAATGGCGAATTGATCAAGCTTGTCACGAAGTAGCTGGCCACCATTGCCCGCTGTATTGGGAAAGACGACGCGGCCGTGGCTAATCTGCACGCCCGTGGCGGGTTGATCGGCCAGCAGCAATGCCCCATCCAGATCCGCGTAGTCGAGCAGTGGCAGTAACTGAGCAGCGCTGCTGATACCAATCGAACTTTCCACCATACATCCCAGCATCGTCTTCATGCCAAGTGTTCTGGCATACTGCAGCATGCGCAATGCGGGCGTCATTCCTCCGCACTTGCAGAGTTTAACGTTGATCCCATGGAAGTATTCGCGGCACCGGGCGACATCATGCTCCGTCTGGCAATCTTCGTCGGCAATAATCGGTAATGCGGACTGCTCGAAGACCAGTTTTTTTTCTGCCTCCGACGCTGATGGCGACATCGGCTGCTCAATAAATTCGACTCCCAGGTCGGCCAGATGTCCTGAATTTTCAATTGTTTGTACGGCGGTCCAGCCACAATTGGCATCGACACGAAATGTCGAAGAAGTCTGCCGACGGAGCTGTCTGATGACTTCTATATCGTCAGCGGTTCCAAGCTTAATCTTGTAGCAGTTCCAGCCATCCATCGAGTTCAGTTTGCTGATCATCATATCGATCGAATCGATCCCGATCGTAAAGCTGGATTCCGGGACATGATCGATCGAAAGACCCCACCGATTCCAGGTGGAAGTCTTCAGTCGTTTTGCGAAAAGATCGTGAGCCGCAGCATCCAGAGCACTGAGTGCAAAATAATCGTCTGCCAGAATCTGCTTCATGATCGACCAGGTCGACTCGGGTGTTCCCGTCAGATACTGGTCGAGGTGTGGTCTGACTTTGTCCAGCGACAGCCGGATGGATTCCAGCGAATGCCCGTAGTACCTGTTTGCGGTGACTTCCCCAAATCCGCTGATGACATGGACCGGCGAAGCGTGGCCGCCGTTTGCTGTTTCTGCAGCATTGGCATTCTCTGTTAGTTTCAGTTCAACAATCAGGCTGGATTGTTTGGTGATGGATCCACGAGAGATTGTGAACGGCTGTGCCAGTGGCATTTGCACCGAGTGGGTCAACATCCGGATCGAAAGCGACGTGTCATCTGGTGTCACAGGTTTGCCTCTCTGACTTGAGCTCGTCATTCCATTTCGTTCAACAATTCTTTTCGCAGATGAATACAGGCCTGTACCAGTTTTTGAGCTCCGGTTCGATAGACATCACAGGCGGGGAGTCCAAATCGTTGTTCGGCAGCATCAATGGCCGCCAGAGCATCCACGCTGGTCAGGTAGCGCGTATTCACGGCTATTCCGATGGTCCTGCAGGGATGTCGAAGCCGTGCCATCGCCTCAAATGCACTGAGTTGCTGTTCCAGAGGCGGGATAAGGACGCCATCCAGCCCCTTGACCTGTTCACGCCCCGCTTCAAAGCAGAATATCAGGCCATCTGGAGCGCTGCCGTGCAACAGGCCGACCGTGACGGCGGAAAAGGAAGGGTGAGAAATGGTTCCCTGCCCTTCAATCAGTAAGAAGTCATGGTGTTCGTTGCTTCGACAAAGTTCTTCTGCAGCGCCATTTACAAAGTCGGACACAACACAGTCGATGGGGAGACCATCGCCGGAGATCATCATTCCCGTCTGCCCGGTTGCCAGGAAACGAGCATCCTGTCCCGCTTCGGCCAAACCCTGCTGGACTTCGATCGCCGTGACCATTTTCCCGACACTGCAGTCGTGTCCAATTGTGTGGACTCGAACACACCCTTCGCGGAAGTTGTGACACTTTGCCGTCGATCGAAAACCGTTGCGTCGGACATCGATCAACAGGCAGCCGTGCTTCTCGGCGGCCGTGACATATTCAATGTCGTCGCAGAGAAAATCGTGCAGCCCTGAAACCAGATCCAGCCCGCGATTCAGGGCTCCCATCAGCAGCTCTCGCCACTGTTCGGGCAGACGACCTCCGGGGGGAGCGATGCCCAGATAGATCGAATCGACATCCGGGATTTCCTCCAGGGAGCCCACAACGGGTATGCCGCCGCCTGAGCCAAGCAACTGTTGGGCCGACTTTCCGGCTTCCTCCCGGTCAATGACCGCTACGACGTCACCAGTCCGATAGCGAAGCAGGCTCATTGCTGTTTTGGCGAGCCTGGGCGTCGAATAACCGTCCGTTAGAATTGCAATTCTCTTGTGTTGGCGAAGAGTCGTAAGGGCTTGTTCCTTAAACACAGATTTCTTCCTCGCCGGGATCCCCTGAACAGAAACGGACGGTGCATGGTAGATTGGTAAGACCTGATACCAAAGTCCGCCGTGAAAACTGAATTCTCGGACGGATTGCAGCGATTTCCGCAGGTCCCGGGAAGCCGGGGACAGTCCGAAAAAAATCCCGCCGGATCGGCCCTGCTGTGGTAGGTGCTGCGGAACGAGTCGTAGACAAACCTTGATTTCGTTAGTTTCGGTTCGGTTTACCCAGACCGAAAGGTCGAACGCTGCACGGTGGAGTCATGTCAAGTGTGCGGGTGTCGGAATCACGCAAGTGTCGGAATCTGCAATTTCCTGCCAATTGATCGATTGCCATTTGTTGCCCGGATGCATCCAATGGAGTCGGGGAAATGGGTCATACCCGGCTGGATGCCGGGTTCTTCGAGAATTCGTGAACTGAAGAATTGTTCGCGGTGAGGGGTCACTGCGACGCTGGGATTCAGGGTTCGCGATCATTCGTGTCAGACAATGGAAAAGCAATTCTTATTCGTCGACGTGGCTAATCCCACGTGGCTTGTGTATTTGGCCGTCCTGGTGATTGCTGTGTTCTTTCGCTTTTCGCGTTTGTTCACCGTGAGAAATCTGGATCTGGTGATGGTACTTGCACTTTCTGCATCTCTGGTAGTTGCCAGTGAGTGGAAATCACAGACGAAATCTGTGCCTGCGAATCCATACCAGCAGACTGCCATCAGCCCGGCATCAATCGAAGCGCAACAGCCAGACTCGGCAGATTCGAACGTGCTGCTCACATCCGCCGACGGCACTCTTCACCCTTCCGGTGCAGAATCGGTCAGTCTACCGTCAGCACGCGAAGAGAATGCTGAATCCGGGAAGATCG is a window encoding:
- a CDS encoding DUF1611 domain-containing protein, encoding MFKEQALTTLRQHKRIAILTDGYSTPRLAKTAMSLLRYRTGDVVAVIDREEAGKSAQQLLGSGGGIPVVGSLEEIPDVDSIYLGIAPPGGRLPEQWRELLMGALNRGLDLVSGLHDFLCDDIEYVTAAEKHGCLLIDVRRNGFRSTAKCHNFREGCVRVHTIGHDCSVGKMVTAIEVQQGLAEAGQDARFLATGQTGMMISGDGLPIDCVVSDFVNGAAEELCRSNEHHDFLLIEGQGTISHPSFSAVTVGLLHGSAPDGLIFCFEAGREQVKGLDGVLIPPLEQQLSAFEAMARLRHPCRTIGIAVNTRYLTSVDALAAIDAAEQRFGLPACDVYRTGAQKLVQACIHLRKELLNEME
- a CDS encoding dipeptide epimerase; its protein translation is MTPDDTSLSIRMLTHSVQMPLAQPFTISRGSITKQSSLIVELKLTENANAAETANGGHASPVHVISGFGEVTANRYYGHSLESIRLSLDKVRPHLDQYLTGTPESTWSIMKQILADDYFALSALDAAAHDLFAKRLKTSTWNRWGLSIDHVPESSFTIGIDSIDMMISKLNSMDGWNCYKIKLGTADDIEVIRQLRRQTSSTFRVDANCGWTAVQTIENSGHLADLGVEFIEQPMSPSASEAEKKLVFEQSALPIIADEDCQTEHDVARCREYFHGINVKLCKCGGMTPALRMLQYARTLGMKTMLGCMVESSIGISSAAQLLPLLDYADLDGALLLADQPATGVQISHGRVVFPNTAGNGGQLLRDKLDQFAIS